Proteins encoded within one genomic window of Cucumis sativus cultivar 9930 chromosome 3, Cucumber_9930_V3, whole genome shotgun sequence:
- the LOC101210306 gene encoding peroxidase 66, which produces MAKSASLLFLIMMVCLSEAVLDSHYYSKTCPNAENIILQTVYNASIHDPKVPARLLRLFFHDCFIRGCDGSVLIDSTPENQAEKDAPPNISLRSFYVIDEAKAKLESACPHTVSCADIVAIAARDVVTLSGGPYWSVLKGRKDGKISKASETINLPAPTFNVSQLIQSFANRGLDVKDMVALSGAHTLGFSHCSSFQSRLRNFSATHEIDPTLESGFAQILRNKCPKPNVDKNAGQFLDPTSSTFDNVYYKRLLEGKGVFGSDQALFVDSRTRGLVGLFAQDQNLFFKEFAASMVSLGNVGVIQNGNVRIDCRVPN; this is translated from the exons ATGGCAAAAAGTGCATCACTTTTGTTCCTAATTATGATGGTTTGTCTGTCGGAAGCAGTTCTTGATAGCCATTATTACTCAAAAACATGTCCCAATGCAGAAAATATCATTCTTCAAACCGTCTACAATGCTTCCATCCATGACCCCAAAGTCCCTGCTCGTCTTCTTAGACTCTTCTTTCATGACTGTTTCATAAGG gGATGTGATGGTTCGGTGTTGATAGACTCGACACCAGAGAACCAGGCGGAGAAAGATGCACCTCCAAACATCTCGCTAAGGTCATTCTATGTGATAGATGAGGCCAAAGCCAAGCTTGAAAGTGCATGCCCACATACTGTTTCTTGTGCTGATATTGTTGCTATTGCTGCTAGAGATGTAGTAACTTTG tCTGGAGGCCCATATTGGAGTGTACTCaaaggaaggaaagatgggAAGATTTCAAAGGCTTCTGAGACCATCAACTTGCCAGCTCCAACTTTCAATGTCTCCCAACTCATTCAGAGCTTTGCAAACAGAGGATTAGATGTTAAGGACATGGTTGCTCTATCTGGGGCTCACACACTTGGATTCTCACACTGTTCTTCCTTTCAATCACGACTTCGAAACTTCAGCGCGACTCATGAAATTGATCCTACTTTGGAATCTGGGTTTGCTCAAATTCTAAGAAACAAATGTCCAAAACCAAACGTGGACAAAAATGCTGGACAGTTCTTGGACCCAACTTCCTCAACTTTTGACAATGTGTATTACAAGAGACTGTTGGAAGGAAAGGGTGTGTTTGGTTCTGATCAAGCTCTGTTTGTTGATTCTAGAACTAGAGGGCTTGTTGGGTTGTTTGCTCAAGATCAGAACTTGTTCTTTAAGGAGTTTGCAGCTTCAATGGTGAGTTTGGGTAATGTTGGGGTAATTCAGAATGGAAATGTCAGAATCGATTGCCGGGTGCCAAACTAA
- the LOC101210552 gene encoding uncharacterized protein LOC101210552, whose amino-acid sequence MAETLGKKRKMAGRRGEGDFKKTDPSSNWPPIKPKQNLQVNLLKDNDLFTVPSFFTCVESKAFIKAAESLGFLHQGSLGPTKGEAYRDNDRISVNDPDLADIIWRSGLDNLFADIKIRGKVAVGLNPNIRLYRYKVGQRFGRHIDESVDLGGGKRTYYTLLIYLSGGSKNKTKNDTNNSKDPSSDTLVGGETVFYGSRNGVIAEVAPTEGMALLHLHGDKCLLHEARNVRKGVKYVFRSDVIFS is encoded by the exons ATGGCGGAAACACTggggaagaagagaaaaatggcGGGTAGAAGAGGGGAGGGGGATTTCAAGAAAACAGACCCCTCTTCCAACTGGCCACCCATTAAACCCAAGCAGAATCTTCAAGTTAACCTCCTGAAAGACAATGATCTTTTCACC GTTCCAAGTTTTTTCACATGTGTTGAGTCAAAAGCATTCATCAAGGCTGCAGAGTCATTGGGTTTTCTTCATCAGGGGAGCCTTGGTCCTACTAAAGGAGAAGCTTATAGAGACAATGATCGAATCTCGGTGAATGATCCTGATTTAGCAGACATCATTTGGCGTTCCGGGCTTGATAATCTATTTGCTGATATTAAAATTCGGGGAAAAGTTGCTGTTGGGTTGAATCCAAATATCAGATTATACAG ATACAAGGTCGGTCAGCGCTTTGGACGTCATATTGATGAAAGTGTTGATCTTGGAGGAGGCAAGCGCACATATTATACTTTGTTGATATACTTAAGTGGAGgttccaaaaacaaaacaaaaaatgatacGAACAATTCCAAAGATCCTTCTTCTGACACTCTGGTTGGAGGGGAAACTGTTTTCTATGGTTCTAGGAATGGTGTTATCGCTGAG GTGGCTCCTACTGAAGGGATGGCTCTCCTGCACCTTCATGGGGACAAGTGTTTGTTGCATGAAGCTCGCAACGTTAGGAAGGGAGTCAAATATGTTTTCCGTTCAGATGTCATATTCTCATGA